DNA from Pseudomonas putida:
CAGGAACAAGGCCGCGACGATACTGCCTATCAGAAATGCCGCGGCCAGCACCAACAAACCGGCATGGCCCAGCGGTGCGACCAACAAGGCGCCGAACAGGGGGCCGCTAAGCCCACCCAGGCTTGCCCCGGCCGCCAGCAGGCCGAACAAGCGCTTGCCTTGCGCGGTTGAAAACAAGTCGGCGAGCACGCTCCAGGCCAGCGAGATCGTCAGCAAGTTGAACACTGATAGCCAAATGTAGAAGGCTCGGGCAGTCCACAGGTCGTCTGGATTGCCGGCAAACAGTGCCGCGAACAGTAGCAGGTTGCTGGCGAAGAAACCGTAGGCCCAGGGCAGGATATGCCTGCGTTGCACCTTGGAGGCCAACCAACCGAATAGCGGCAGGCACGCCAGGGTAGCGATGAAGGTGCCGGTGAACAGCCATTGCAGGTTGTCCACGCCACCGGCAACCCCCATGGTTTCGCGCACCGGGCGCAGCATGAAGTAACCGGTGAACAACAGGTAGAACAACAGCAAGCCGGCGATGACCGCCGGCCCTTCGCCGGGCTGGATGTTCAGCCCTTGGTCCAGACGCCGCCGCCACGCCTCCATGGTGTCAGGCGAACTGCTTGATCAGCGCCTGTTGCTGCGCGTGAGTGAGCATGGGGTCATGCCCAGCCTTGAGCTGGTCAAGCTGGCGGTCGGGCCGGCCGGTGGCGGGGATGACCGTGGTCACTGCCGGGTGGCTGATGGCGAACTTCAAAAACAACTGCGCCCAGCTGCCGATGCCCGCTTCAGCGGCCCAGCCCGGCAAGGCCTGGTCCTTGACCCGGGCGAACAGGCGGCCATCGTCGAAGGCACGGTTGATCAATACGGCAACGCCCTTGTCCTGGCACAGCGGCAGCAGCTCACGGGCGGCGTCGGGGGCGTTGACCGAATAGTTGATCTGGATAAAGTCCAGCGGCTCGCTACGCACTATTCGCGCGACTTCGTCCTGGCCACTGTTCAGGTAATGGGTGATGCCGACGTAACGCGTTTTGCCTTGCTGCTTCAGCTCACGGGCATAGGGCAGTTGGGTCTGCCAGTCGCGCAGGTTGTGGATCTGCAGCAAGTCGACCTTGTCGGTGCGCAGGCTTCTGAGGCTGCCGGCCCACTGCCTTTCGGCGTCAGCCCGGTTGTCGGCGGCGATCTTGGTAGCGATGAAGCATTGCCGGTGCCAGCCGCCCTCCTCCAGCAATTGGCCAAGAATGCTGTCGGCGCCGCCATAGTTGGGCGAGGTATCGATCACCCGCCCGCCACCGTCGAAAAACGCCTTGAGCACCGCTTTGAGCTGCTGGTACTGAGCCGAGCCAGCCTCCACCTCGAAGCTGCCGGAAGTGCCCGCGCCGATCACCGGTAAGGCTTCACCGGTGGACGGCACTTTGCGAGCCAGCAAGCCCACCGGGGTGGCAGCATGCAGCCAGGGGCTGACGACGGTCAGCAAGCCCAACGTGGCACCTGTGCGTAGGACATCACGACGTGCGTACATGAAAAAGCTCCCGTCATGAATCGGAAACTTTCAAGGCTAGCCGCTCTAACCCACGCCAGCGGGTGTTTCTGTATCTGGATGTTTAGTGATCAGGCCCGCAGCAGTTGGCTCAGGTCGACACCCGTCTCAGCCATCGGCGGGCACCAGTAGTAGCCGCCTGTGAGTGGCCGGCTGAAGCGGTAGAGACCGTCGATAATGCCGTCTTCCAGGCCGCTCATGCGTCGCAGCTGTACTTCGAACGCATCGAAGCTTTGGCCCAGGGCGACGAAGGCCAGGCCGGCACCGCGCTGGTCGGCCCAGGCCACCGAGCGACGGACCATGAACGCCTCGGGTTCGAAACTTTCCTGAGCCGTACGTTTGACGTGTGCGGACTCGGGTGCATCGTCGAGTTCCTCGTTGTCGCTCAGGCGGCGGCCGATGATGTTGTCCTGATCAGCTTGGGGCAGCGACTTGAAATACTCCAGGTCGTGCTTCCACAGCTGGAACGCGGCATAGCTGGAACCATCGGCGGCAATGGCCGCTTTTACGGCAGCTTCGTCCACCGGATTTTCGGTGCCGTCTTCGTAACCGGTCAGGTCGTGGCCGCCACGGTGCAGGAAACCATCAACGCTGTCGGCCAGGCGCAATGCCGGTGCCAGCGCCTGCTCGAGCGCCTGGGCGCGCAACAGCAGGTCGCCACGTTCGTTGCCACGCAACCACAGCCACGGGCGTGTTGGGTGCTGGGGTTCTCCACGGCGGCATCCAGCAGCGGGAAGGCGCGCAAGCCTGGCACATCACGGCCCATGGCCTTGACCAGCGGGGCGCCAATACCGAGCAGAAGCTGTTCACCATCGACCTGTGGCAGCAAGGCATCCAGGGCGGCAGGCAACGCCTCGGGCGACTGCAGGGTGAAGAACAGGTGGCGGGCGTGGGCCGGCACCGGGGTGGCAAGCAGACCTTGCTGGAACGGCATGACAGGCTAATCCTCGGTTAAAAGCGGCATGCTACTGCGCCCACAGGCCCGCTGCAATGCGGCATGCAGCCTCGCCACGCGCTGCGCTTGGTAACAAACGGTTACCAAGTGCTGGCCCTTTGCGATTAGCTATCAATCAGGGCCGGCCTACACTGCTCGAGATCCTTCGCCCGAGAGACCGCCCATGACCGCCTCGCCCTTGCTCACAGCCTTTCTGCCGCTTGCCCTGGGCATCATCATGCTCGGCCTGGGGTTGTCGCTCACCCTGGCTGATTTCGCTCGCGTGGTGAAGTACCCCAAGCCGGTGGTGGTAGGCCTGGCCTGTCAGATCCTGCTGCTGCCGCTGGTGTGCTTCCTGATCGCCAACGGCTTTGGTCTGGAGTCTGCCTTGGCAGTGGGGCTGATGCTGCTGGCCGCCTCGCCAGGCGGCACCACGGCCAACCTGTTCAGCCACCTGGCTCATGGTGACGTGGCGTTGAATATTACCCTGACGGCGGTCAACTCGCTGATTGCGATCCTGACCATGCCGTTGCTGGTGAACCTGTCGCTGAGCTGGTTCATGGCTTCGGACCAGGCTATCCCATTGCAGTTCGCCAAGGTCATGCAGGTGTTTGCCATTGTCTTGCTGCCGGTGGCGCTGGGCATGCTGATTCGCCATTTCGCCCCGGCATTCGCTGCGCGCATGGAAAAGCCGATGAAACTGGTAGCGGCGCTGTTCCTGGCCTTCACCATCGTCTTGGCATTGGCCAAGGACTGGCAGACCGTGGTCGAGTACGCACCGGTGGTAGGCCTGGCCGCGCTGCTGTTCAACCTGCTGAGCCTGACGGTGGGCTATTGGGTGCCACGGCTGCTGAACATCCCCAAGCGCCAGGCGATTGCCATCGGCATGGAGATCGGCATCCATAACGGGACCTTGGCCATTGCCCTTGCATTGAGCCCGTCGCTGCTGAACAACGCGACCATGGCAGTGCCGGCTGCGTTGTACAGCCTGATCATGTTCTTTACTGCGGCTGGGTTCGGCTGGTGGGTCAGCCGAGGGCAGGTGGCGGCGCAACCCAAAGGGGAAACGGCGAATTGAACCCCTGTCGGTTTATCACGGCTGGCTGCGCTTGCGTCGAAGCTGCGCCGTCAACCTCTTCAGGGGCGGCGCATAGAAGAACCCGAACGACACACTCCCCGTGCGCCCCTTCACCGCATGGTGCAACCGATGCGCCCGGTGCAAGCGTTTCAGATAGCGGTTGACCGGCCGTGGCTTGTGCGGCCAATGCCGGTGAAAGAAGCCGTCGTGGGCCAGCACATACAGCACCCCGTACCCTGCCACGCCGCCGCCTACCCACTGCAGCGGTGCAAAACCGCTTTTCCCGAGCGCCACCAGCGCCGTGGCAATCAGCCCCAGGGCCACCAGGTAGAGGTCGTTGGTTTCGAGCATGCCCAGTTGTGGCTCATGGTGCGAGCGATGCAGCCACCAGCCCCAGCCATGCATGATGTACTTGTGAGCCAGCGTGCCAACGCCCTCCATGGCCACCAGGGTGCCGAACAGGACGGCGAAATTGAACAGCATGGAACGGTCCGGGTGATGGCAAAGGGAGGCGCAAGGGTACCGGCTGCTCAGGTATTTTTCCATGCGGGCGTGACCGGCTGCAGGCCATTCGCGGATGAAGCCATTGTCATGTTTTTGCCCTTGACCTGCCCTGCCACGCGGCGTATGGTCCGCGGCGCAATTTTGCCTTCCTCAACAGGAGACCTGCCTTGGACAGTAGCCCCAGTCGCTTGCGACAGGCCCACGTGGCGCGCTAGCCCGGCAGTGTCCTGCACTGTCTGGCCGCTCTGGCAAGACGGTGGTTTCTTGTAACCCCGCACCTCCTTCCCTCCTCGTGGTCCTGCGCATTTTTCTGGTTTTTCAACCGCGCCAACTGATGGCGTTCATGCGGGCGTTTGCCTGCGGAAGAGGTTTGCTATGGATTGGAAAGTATTTTTACTGCGCGTTGCCATTGCCCTGCTGCTGGGGGCGCTGATCGGTGCCGAACGGCAATTGCGCCAACGCCTGACCGGGCTGCGCACCAATGCACTGGTCAGTACCGGTGCCTGCCTGTTCGTGCTGATGACCCAGGCAGTGCCAGGCATGGCGCCTGCCGATGCGTCGCGCGTGGCCGCCTATGTCGTGTCGGGCATCGGCTTTCTGGGTGGCGGCGTGATCATGCGCGACGGTTTCAACGTGCGTGGCCTGAACACCGCAGCCACCTTGTGGTGCACGGCTGCAGTCGGCGTGCTGTGCAGCCTTGGGCTGCTGTTGGAGGCTGCGCTGGGTAGCCTGGTGGTGCTGTGCGCCAATATCCTGCTGCGCGACATCGCCCAGCGCCTGGACCGTCAGGACGTGGTGCCGGCCAGCGAGGTGGAGCAGCACTTCGAAGTACGTATCGTCTGCCGCGCCGAGGACGAGATTCAGGTGCGCAGCCTGATGCTGCATAGCCTGGGCGACCCGCAACTGCGGCTGCAGTCACTGCAGAGCGCAGACCTGGACAACCCTGCACGCCTGGAAGTACGTGCCGAACTGCTGGGCACCACGCAGGCGCCGGCGCAGCTGGAGCGGCTGGTCAGCCGGGTCAGCCTGGAGAAAGGTGTAAGCTCGGTGCGCTGGCAATTACAGCCGCAGGTGTTGGCGGCTGATTAGAACGACAGGAGTGATTCATGCTTATCCGCCCTACCCTTGAGCGCGACATTCAACGGCTGCCAGGCGTCGAGCGATCGGCAGCCCAGGCTTTTGTCGGCTGGCCGGCACTGGCCTGGCTGGCGCAAGGTGATGTGATGGACTGCGCTGCACACAGGGCTTTCGTCGAGGAAGGTGGTAGTTGGGTCGCTGAGGATCCGGCTGGGCGCATTGTCGGTTTTGCCTGCGCCAGGCTTGCGGACCAAGCGCTGCACCTTCATGAAATATCAGTGTGCCGGGAGGGCCAAGGGCAAGGTGTCGGGCGCCGCTTGCTGCGGCAAGTGGTCGATGCCGCACGCTGCGCCGGTGTGCGCGAGCTGACCTTGACCACCTTTGTCGATGTGCCCTGGAATGCGCCGTTTTATGCCCGTTTTGGGTTTGAGAGGCTGCATGAAAGGCTGCTGAACGATCGACTCCGGGGCATTCTGGCCAGCGAGCACGCTCACGGTCTCGAAGGGCGTTGTGCAATGCGCCTCTGCGTCGGCCATTAACCTATGGGGCTGGCAAGGCCGCTCTGCACTGGGCCAGCGCCTCGTCCCGTTCTTTCACGCGCTCCTCGAGCCGCTGCAACTGGCGAGCCTGCTCGGCGCACACATCGTGCCTGTGCTCCAGGTTTTGCGCTTGCTCCTCCAGTTGGCGACGCATTTCCTCGCTGGCGCCCTGGGCCTGGGCCAGGATCGTGCGCAAGCCCTGGATCTGCGCTTCACGCTGTTCCAGCAACTCGCCCTGCGCCCGGCACTCGCTGGCGGCCTGGCGGTGCTCGCCCAGCAACCGCTCGTTATCGCGGTGCAGACGGGTTAGCTCGTCCTGCTTGACGATCATGCCTTGCTGTAGCTGGCGTATTTCCACCTGCATCTGCTGCAACTGCGCTTCATGGCGGCGCTGTTCCTGCTCGCGCTGTTCACGGCTGGCATTGCGGTAGTGCTCCAGAGCATCGCGGGCATGGCGGTGCTTGTCTTCCAGCGACTTGACCTGCTCGTCCTTGTCGGTCAGGCGCACCTGCAATTCACCTAGCGACTGGTTAAGGCTGGCGCTGCGCAGTTGTTCCGCTTGCAACGTGCTTTGCGTGGACAGCCGTTTTTCTGTCTCGGCGGCCAAGGCCGCTGCATCGATCTTGTGTTGCTGATGAGCTGCATTCAGCGCCTGCTGGGCGATTTCCAGCTGCGCCTCAAGCGTTTCCCGCTGTTGGGTGAAGGTGCTCTCGGCCTGTTCGATCTTCAAATCGGCCTCGTCCTGCAGCTGGGTTGCCAGTTGCCCGACCAGGCGGCTCAGCACATCGCTCAGCGCAGCGCCGCCTTCGGAGGCCACCGGCTGCTGGCCGTTCAACTCCTTCAGATAGCGGTGAATGGTGGTTTTAGAGCCGGTATTGCCCAGCTCGATACGTATGGCATCGATGCTGGGGTTGTCGCCCCGGGCAATCAGCGCCTGCCGCGCCTGCTGCACTACCACCTTGTTGATACCGCCGCGCGCCATGCTTGCTCCTACGATTCTGTACTGTGTTATGTAATATGTAATTACGTACCAATTATGACGACTTCAAAGCGCAGCTGCAATCAATTACTATGGTTGAATAATCACGGCTTATCGCATGTCAGGCATAAAATTGGCAAAACGATCGCGAATAACCGTATGTTCAAAAGCAAAACGCCCCGCCAGGCACGGGGCCTGCGGGGCGTTGCATAGGGGCGTAGTGGCGTATCAGAACGAGCGGTCGACCCGCGCAGGCGTGCGGCGCATCAGCACCTTGCCATTGCGCACCGACACCAGTGCATGCCCTTGGCTGCGCACCATCTCGTAATCATCCGGCGCCGACAGCAGCAACAGGTTTGCGGGGCGCCCCACTTCGATGCCATAGCGTTCGCCCAGGTTCAGCGTGCGGGCGCTGTTGTCGGTGATCAGGTCCAGGCAGCGCTGCAGGTCTTCATAGCCGAGCATGTGGCAGATGTGCAGCCCTGCTTCGAGAATGCGCAGAATGTTGCCGTTGCCCAGCGGGTACCACGGGTCGACGATGGAGTCCTGGCCAAAACACACGTTCATCCCGGCGCGGTCGATCTCGGCCACGCGGGTGACGCCACGGCGTTTCGGGTAGTTGTCGAAGCGCCCCTGCAGGTGAATGCTCTCGGTCGGGCACGACACGAAGTTGATGCCAGACAACTTGAGCAGGCGGAACAGCTTGTAGCAGTAGGCATTGTCATACGAGCCCATGGCCACGGTATGGCTGGCCGTAACCCGCGCCCCCATGTCGCGTACCCGGGCTTCTTCGGCCAACACTTCGAGGAAACGCGATTGCGGGTCGTCGGTTTCGTCGCAGTGCACGTCCACCAGGCAGCCGGTGCGCTCGGCCAGGTCCATCAGGAACTTCACCGACGATACACCCTGGTCGCGGGTGTTCTCGAAATGCGGAATACCGCCGACCACATCGGCACCGATGGCCACCGCTTCGGTCATCAGCGCCCGTCCGTTGGCGTACGACTCGATCCCTTCCTGGGGGAAGGCGACGATCTGCAGGTCGACCTGCTCGCGCACTTCGTCACGCACCTCGACCATTGCCTTGAGCGCAGTGAGTTTCGGGTCGGTTACATCGACATGGGTGCGCACATGCTGGATACCGTGGTCGACCAGCATGCCGATGGTCTTTTTCGCGCGCGTCTTGATGTCGTCATGGGTGGTGGTTTCCTTGCGTTCAGCCCAGCATTCGATGCCTTCGAACAAGGTGCCGCTCATGTTCCACCTGGGTTCACCCGCAGTCAGTGTGGCGTCCAGGTGGATGTGCGGCTCCACGAAGGGCGCCACGACCAGGTTTTGCCCGGCGTCCAGGTCATCGACACCCGCGAGCGCCACCACCTCGGCTTGGGGCACGATGGCGGCAATGCGCGCGCCGTTCAGTTCGATACGGAACAGGCCGGGTTTGCCGCGTAGGCGTGCGTTGATAATGTTCATGCTGTTACTCCTTGCCGTGGGCTTCGCTCATGCGCCACACCAGCATGGCGACCGAAGCATTCATGCGAAAAAGCGGGTCGTCGAGAGACTGCCCGCTCAGTTGTTCGATGCGCTGGATGCGCTGATTGATGGTGTTGCGGTGCAACCCCAAGCGCTGTGCGGCCTTCAGCCCATTGCCGTTTTCCATGAGCAAGGCGTCGAGGGTATGCACCAGGGCATTGGCCTGCTTGCGCCCAGGGGCGATCAGCGGCCCGAGGGTGCGGCTGACGAAGTCGTCGATCAGCGAGCGGTCGACAATACCTTGCAGCAGGCGCAGTACGCCCAGTTCGCTGAAGTTGCAAAAGCCGTTGGCTGGGCGCAGGTGCTGCGCCACATCCAGCGCC
Protein-coding regions in this window:
- a CDS encoding bile acid:sodium symporter family protein, whose amino-acid sequence is MTASPLLTAFLPLALGIIMLGLGLSLTLADFARVVKYPKPVVVGLACQILLLPLVCFLIANGFGLESALAVGLMLLAASPGGTTANLFSHLAHGDVALNITLTAVNSLIAILTMPLLVNLSLSWFMASDQAIPLQFAKVMQVFAIVLLPVALGMLIRHFAPAFAARMEKPMKLVAALFLAFTIVLALAKDWQTVVEYAPVVGLAALLFNLLSLTVGYWVPRLLNIPKRQAIAIGMEIGIHNGTLAIALALSPSLLNNATMAVPAALYSLIMFFTAAGFGWWVSRGQVAAQPKGETAN
- a CDS encoding sterol desaturase family protein, with product MLFNFAVLFGTLVAMEGVGTLAHKYIMHGWGWWLHRSHHEPQLGMLETNDLYLVALGLIATALVALGKSGFAPLQWVGGGVAGYGVLYVLAHDGFFHRHWPHKPRPVNRYLKRLHRAHRLHHAVKGRTGSVSFGFFYAPPLKRLTAQLRRKRSQP
- a CDS encoding DNA-binding protein, translating into MARGGINKVVVQQARQALIARGDNPSIDAIRIELGNTGSKTTIHRYLKELNGQQPVASEGGAALSDVLSRLVGQLATQLQDEADLKIEQAESTFTQQRETLEAQLEIAQQALNAAHQQHKIDAAALAAETEKRLSTQSTLQAEQLRSASLNQSLGELQVRLTDKDEQVKSLEDKHRHARDALEHYRNASREQREQEQRRHEAQLQQMQVEIRQLQQGMIVKQDELTRLHRDNERLLGEHRQAASECRAQGELLEQREAQIQGLRTILAQAQGASEEMRRQLEEQAQNLEHRHDVCAEQARQLQRLEERVKERDEALAQCRAALPAP
- a CDS encoding GNAT family N-acetyltransferase, whose protein sequence is MLIRPTLERDIQRLPGVERSAAQAFVGWPALAWLAQGDVMDCAAHRAFVEEGGSWVAEDPAGRIVGFACARLADQALHLHEISVCREGQGQGVGRRLLRQVVDAARCAGVRELTLTTFVDVPWNAPFYARFGFERLHERLLNDRLRGILASEHAHGLEGRCAMRLCVGH
- a CDS encoding aldo/keto reductase, with amino-acid sequence MYARRDVLRTGATLGLLTVVSPWLHAATPVGLLARKVPSTGEALPVIGAGTSGSFEVEAGSAQYQQLKAVLKAFFDGGGRVIDTSPNYGGADSILGQLLEEGGWHRQCFIATKIAADNRADAERQWAGSLRSLRTDKVDLLQIHNLRDWQTQLPYARELKQQGKTRYVGITHYLNSGQDEVARIVRSEPLDFIQINYSVNAPDAARELLPLCQDKGVAVLINRAFDDGRLFARVKDQALPGWAAEAGIGSWAQLFLKFAISHPAVTTVIPATGRPDRQLDQLKAGHDPMLTHAQQQALIKQFA
- the codA gene encoding cytosine deaminase, which translates into the protein MNIINARLRGKPGLFRIELNGARIAAIVPQAEVVALAGVDDLDAGQNLVVAPFVEPHIHLDATLTAGEPRWNMSGTLFEGIECWAERKETTTHDDIKTRAKKTIGMLVDHGIQHVRTHVDVTDPKLTALKAMVEVRDEVREQVDLQIVAFPQEGIESYANGRALMTEAVAIGADVVGGIPHFENTRDQGVSSVKFLMDLAERTGCLVDVHCDETDDPQSRFLEVLAEEARVRDMGARVTASHTVAMGSYDNAYCYKLFRLLKLSGINFVSCPTESIHLQGRFDNYPKRRGVTRVAEIDRAGMNVCFGQDSIVDPWYPLGNGNILRILEAGLHICHMLGYEDLQRCLDLITDNSARTLNLGERYGIEVGRPANLLLLSAPDDYEMVRSQGHALVSVRNGKVLMRRTPARVDRSF
- a CDS encoding MgtC/SapB family protein; amino-acid sequence: MDWKVFLLRVAIALLLGALIGAERQLRQRLTGLRTNALVSTGACLFVLMTQAVPGMAPADASRVAAYVVSGIGFLGGGVIMRDGFNVRGLNTAATLWCTAAVGVLCSLGLLLEAALGSLVVLCANILLRDIAQRLDRQDVVPASEVEQHFEVRIVCRAEDEIQVRSLMLHSLGDPQLRLQSLQSADLDNPARLEVRAELLGTTQAPAQLERLVSRVSLEKGVSSVRWQLQPQVLAAD